One genomic window of Conger conger chromosome 9, fConCon1.1, whole genome shotgun sequence includes the following:
- the LOC133137213 gene encoding CMP-N-acetylneuraminate-beta-galactosamide-alpha-2,3-sialyltransferase 2-like isoform X1, giving the protein MIMLLFLQRIIIRMKWVFIILACGIWILTVLFRTCVQNSVQNSVQNSVQNSVLKEKRHSKHCACGHCLSQPNISQWFDSHFNNSMHPLLSKKNINLSDDILKFWNKLQPYYVPPPFQMMMKKVFGLFPGEEQYMDRGPSRCRTCAVVGNSNNLLGSSYGSQIDDHDFVMRMNEAKTIGYEKDVGRRTTHHFLYPESAIDLENNTNLVLIPFKMRDFEWLISVITDGSITVTYRRVPARIKFNKEKVLFYNPAFLKYVKEQWVKTHKYPSTGMLVLLFAIHICDEVSVYGYGADRYGLWKHYWEKIQGTKLVSKHSGNKEYDILQLLHEAGKIKLSKGSNL; this is encoded by the exons ATGATAATGCTGCTCTTTTTGCAAAGGATTATAATTCGTATGAAatgggtttttattattttggcttGTGGCATCTGGATTTTGACAGTTTTGTTCAGAACATGTGTTCAAAATTCTGTTCAGAATTCTGTTCAGAATTCTGTTCAGAATTCTGTGCTGAAAGAAAAACGGCATAGCAAACACTGTGCTTGCGGCCACTGTTTGTCACAACCAAACATTTCACAGTGGTTTGACAGTCATTTTAATAATTCTATGCATCCCTTGTTATCCAAGAAAAATATCAACCTTTCTGATGATATTCTGAAGTTTTGGAAT AAACTCCAACCATACTATGTCCCTCCTCCATTCCAAATGATGATGAAGAAGGTGTTTGGGCTTTTCCCTGGAGAAGAACAGTACATGGACCGTGGGCCCTCTCGCTGCCGAACCTGTGCGGTCGTTGGGAACTCCAACAACCTCTTGGGTTCTTCTTATGGGTCTCAGATAGATGACCATGACTTTGTGATGAG GATGAATGAAGCAAAAACAATTGGGTATGAAAAAGATGTAGGAAGGAGGACAAcacatcacttcctgtacccTGAGAGTGCCATCGACCTGGAGAACAACACCAATTTGGTGCTAATACCCTTCAAAATGAGAGACTTTGAGTGGCTTATCAGTGTAATAACTGATGGATCTATCACAGT CACCTATCGACGTGTACCTGCAAGGATTAAATTTAACAAGGAAAAG GTCTTGTTCTACAATCCAGCTTTCTTAAAGTACGTGAAGGAACAGTGGGTCAAAACCCATAAGTACCCCTCAACAGGAATGCTTGTTCTCCTGTTTGCTATCCATATCTGTGATGAG GTAAGTGTCTATGGATACGGTGCAGACCGTTACGGACTTTGGAAACACTACTGGGAGAAAATACAAGGCACCAAGCTTGTGTCTAAACACAGCGGGAACAAAGAATACGACATCTTACAGTTGCTCCATGAAGCTGGGAAAATCAAGCTCAGCAAAGGGAGTAATTTGTAA
- the nudcd1 gene encoding nudC domain-containing protein 1, translating into MAASNTSLKMNRKLLDPDFESYRLSLDPLPTYNIELDAAVAEVKLKDNQYTLDHMRAFGMYNYLLIDPWYDDSVYFMDCMGRVLNLTVTLDTALGKPREVYCVLQDQNQSENRLCASLSLTSATWAAFSDGTGKLYLLHTGKRGEGAFSRWELMFCEDMGEPFIIVHSLAHLHGETHSVELALLRVQRGQSDDRGSGFFVSLEWLTINNSKDHGEGKKYGVSRRRLLQGKSVPHYAAVEPQGLGLMVLSEKPFRFTQVDGKPLVQSAPEAMELGQKTDTIYIWQQTAEDITVTVHLPNDTTKEDIEFKLSTDSLSVRVQGCTPIIDGRLHALVDPTASTWNMKDDKSLEVFLQKTNIGPMWPELLIRDRKEESVVNPGLNDVNAGDTVEDPEKDKPPCNVQELEDCDTFPEDSSSLMRFDGETLNPTHVVNLGSHQFLFAVDISQSEMPCFCLRHDVDALVWQPRPTQPDNMWEHIATFNALGYVQASKRDKKFSTCAPNFSYAALGECLRRVFIYRQPTPVDTVLFNRKQGRKVGQVAKQQVASLDSNDTVLGFRATNERLFVLTSRNLFVLRVNN; encoded by the exons ATGGCTGCATCAAATACTTCCTTGAAGATGAACAGAAAATTACTGGATCCAGACTTTGAAAGTTATCGGCTGTCTTTGGATCCTTTGCCAACGTATAACATAGAATTAGATGCTG ctgtggCGGAAGTTAAACTGAAGGACAATCAGTACACTTTGGATCATATGCGTGCCTTTGGAATGTACAACTACCTGCTAATTGATCCCTGGTATGATGATAGTGTCTACTTCATGGACTGCATGGGCAGGGTGCTCAATCTCACTGTAACATTG GACACAGCACTGGGGAAGCCTAGGGAGGTGTACTGCGTGCTCCAGGACCAAAACCAGTCTGAGAATCGTCTGTGTGCTTCCCTCAGCCTCACCTCAGCTACCTGGGCTGCTTTCTCTGATGGAACTGGCAAGCTGTACCTCCTGCACACTGGAAAGAGGGGCGAGGGTGCCTTCAGCAGGTGGGAG CTCATGTTCTGTGAGGACATGGGAGAACCCTTCATCATTGTCCACAGCCTTGCTCACCTCCATGGTGAAACCCATTCAGTGGAACTGGCTCTGCTGCGCGTCCAGAGGGGACAATCAGATGACAGGGGGAGTggcttttttgtttctttggagTGGCTTACAATCAATAACTCAAAAGATCATG GTGAGGGAAAAAAGTATGgagtgagcaggaggaggtTGCTGCAAGGAAAGTCTGTGCCTCATTATGCTGCTGTGGAGCCGCAGGGGCTTGGCCTGATGGTGCTGTCAGAAAAGCCCTTCAGATTTACACAAGTTGATGGGAAACCGTTGGTCCAGTCTGCACCGGAGGCCATGGAGCTGGGGCAAAAAACAG ATACCATCTATATTTGGCAACAAACAGCTGAAGACATAACAGTTACagtgcatctgccaaatgatacCACTAAGGAAGACATTGAGTTCAAGCTATCCACAGATAGTCTGTCTGTGAGGGTTCAGGGATGCACCCCTATAATAGACGGGCGCCTGCATGCTTTGGTGGATCCCACAGCCAGCACATGGAATATGAAAGATGACAAAAG CCTGGAAGTCTTCCTGCAGAAGACGAACATAGGCCCCATGTGGCCAGAGCTTTTGATCAGGGATAGGAAAGAGGAGAGTGTGGTGAACCCAGGCCTGAATGATGTCAATGCTGGAGACACG GTTGAGGACCCAGAGAAAGATAAACCTCCATGCAATGTTCAAGAGTTAGAGGACTGTGATACCTTCCCTGAGGACAGCTCTAGCCTGATGCGATTCGATGGAGAGACACTGAATCCTACCCATGTG GTGAATCTGGGAAGTCACCAGTTTCTCTTTGCTGTTGACATCAGTCAATCTGAGATGCCCTGTTTCTGTCTACGCCATGATGTGGATGCCCTTGTGTGGCAGCCCCGTCCCACCCAGCCAGACAACATGTGGGAGCATATTGCCACCTTCAATGCCCTCG gatATGTCCAGGCATCAAAGCGTGATAAGAAGTTCTCCACCTGCGCTCCTAACTTTTCCTATGCTGCCCTGGGAGAGTGCCTGCGGAGGGTATTTATTTATCGGCAGCCCACTCCTGTGGACACTGTGCTGTTCAACAGAAAGCAAGGCAGAAAAGTGGGTCAGGTGGCCAAGCAACAGGTTGCAAGCCTGGACTCCAACGATACAGTCCTGGGCTTCAGAGCCACCAATGAACGACTCTTTGTCTTGACCTCAAGAAACCTTTTTGTTTTGAGGGTCAATAATTAG
- the LOC133137213 gene encoding CMP-N-acetylneuraminate-beta-galactosamide-alpha-2,3-sialyltransferase 2-like isoform X2, with product MMMKKVFGLFPGEEQYMDRGPSRCRTCAVVGNSNNLLGSSYGSQIDDHDFVMRMNEAKTIGYEKDVGRRTTHHFLYPESAIDLENNTNLVLIPFKMRDFEWLISVITDGSITVTYRRVPARIKFNKEKVLFYNPAFLKYVKEQWVKTHKYPSTGMLVLLFAIHICDEVSVYGYGADRYGLWKHYWEKIQGTKLVSKHSGNKEYDILQLLHEAGKIKLSKGSNL from the exons ATGATGATGAAGAAGGTGTTTGGGCTTTTCCCTGGAGAAGAACAGTACATGGACCGTGGGCCCTCTCGCTGCCGAACCTGTGCGGTCGTTGGGAACTCCAACAACCTCTTGGGTTCTTCTTATGGGTCTCAGATAGATGACCATGACTTTGTGATGAG GATGAATGAAGCAAAAACAATTGGGTATGAAAAAGATGTAGGAAGGAGGACAAcacatcacttcctgtacccTGAGAGTGCCATCGACCTGGAGAACAACACCAATTTGGTGCTAATACCCTTCAAAATGAGAGACTTTGAGTGGCTTATCAGTGTAATAACTGATGGATCTATCACAGT CACCTATCGACGTGTACCTGCAAGGATTAAATTTAACAAGGAAAAG GTCTTGTTCTACAATCCAGCTTTCTTAAAGTACGTGAAGGAACAGTGGGTCAAAACCCATAAGTACCCCTCAACAGGAATGCTTGTTCTCCTGTTTGCTATCCATATCTGTGATGAG GTAAGTGTCTATGGATACGGTGCAGACCGTTACGGACTTTGGAAACACTACTGGGAGAAAATACAAGGCACCAAGCTTGTGTCTAAACACAGCGGGAACAAAGAATACGACATCTTACAGTTGCTCCATGAAGCTGGGAAAATCAAGCTCAGCAAAGGGAGTAATTTGTAA